In a genomic window of Fimbriimonadia bacterium:
- a CDS encoding aspartyl protease family protein, producing the protein MTRQLRNTFALTLAILTLAAATAQRGDEILANLRKDDWKAAYALAQDVAKQPSAPARDKGLAAMAAIRAGDDKLAARLTDGGTKSAHGWQKLAHAAVVQLQNNVREAERLAKEALSEPEAVNDARAFLFGIYQSEGEFATAAPYGKAILEAEPKGYPFDELLPQLKGLVAVYPTIPQRPKVEPAEGMNVRIPLKQVRPYITVEAMANEKPLVLALDTGGSVHPSLSPTKAKELGIEALGTSAAFGFGGLETVEIGIIEKLQIGDVTIGKQPAAMIGMLDMLTKFMGIGGVLDTRWMLDYVSTVDFDRKTLTLSDVSVYKGKPGEVLTQTDGSKQIAVPFSLIGDAKIVLPVKLNDWETWALLDTGAPINMYSFEWMQETLKEEDYKIGPSLAGGVGTSAEKGKSIVSTKPLTLTVGGHKITIARPVGQDSLDKQVSHGLGFRMGALLGLELFKDAQQFTIDGPARMLYIVYKAPGASSVPTKAED; encoded by the coding sequence ATGACTCGGCAACTGCGCAACACCTTCGCCCTCACTCTCGCCATCCTCACGCTCGCCGCGGCTACAGCGCAGCGGGGCGACGAGATCCTCGCAAACCTTCGCAAAGACGACTGGAAGGCCGCGTACGCGCTGGCTCAAGACGTGGCTAAGCAGCCCTCGGCCCCTGCACGCGACAAGGGCTTGGCAGCGATGGCGGCCATCCGTGCTGGAGACGACAAGCTGGCCGCCCGACTTACTGACGGTGGGACCAAGAGCGCGCACGGCTGGCAGAAGCTAGCTCATGCCGCCGTGGTTCAGCTCCAAAACAACGTCCGCGAGGCCGAACGGCTGGCAAAGGAGGCACTGAGCGAGCCCGAGGCCGTGAACGACGCCCGAGCGTTCCTGTTTGGTATCTACCAGTCGGAGGGCGAGTTCGCCACCGCAGCGCCATACGGCAAGGCGATTCTGGAGGCCGAGCCAAAGGGCTACCCCTTCGACGAGTTGCTGCCGCAGCTAAAGGGTCTCGTCGCAGTCTATCCGACAATCCCGCAACGCCCCAAGGTCGAACCGGCCGAAGGGATGAACGTCCGAATACCCCTGAAGCAGGTCCGGCCTTACATCACCGTGGAGGCCATGGCCAACGAGAAGCCGCTGGTGCTCGCTCTAGACACCGGGGGCTCGGTGCATCCTTCACTCTCGCCCACCAAGGCGAAGGAGTTGGGCATAGAAGCATTGGGGACGAGCGCCGCATTCGGATTCGGCGGATTGGAGACCGTGGAGATAGGCATCATCGAGAAGTTGCAGATCGGCGACGTGACGATCGGCAAGCAACCCGCCGCCATGATTGGGATGCTGGACATGCTGACGAAGTTCATGGGCATAGGCGGGGTGCTCGACACGCGCTGGATGCTGGACTATGTGTCCACCGTGGACTTCGACAGGAAGACGCTGACCCTAAGCGATGTGTCGGTGTACAAAGGGAAGCCTGGAGAGGTGCTCACGCAGACGGATGGCAGCAAGCAAATCGCAGTGCCGTTCTCGTTGATAGGAGACGCGAAGATCGTGCTTCCTGTGAAGCTGAACGATTGGGAGACTTGGGCGCTGCTGGATACCGGAGCGCCCATCAACATGTACTCGTTCGAGTGGATGCAGGAGACGCTGAAGGAGGAGGACTACAAGATCGGTCCTTCGCTCGCTGGAGGCGTCGGTACCTCGGCCGAGAAGGGCAAGAGCATCGTCTCTACAAAGCCGCTCACCCTTACGGTCGGCGGGCATAAGATAACGATCGCTCGACCCGTTGGCCAGGATAGCTTGGACAAGCAGGTTTCACATGGTCTCGGCTTCCGGATGGGTGCGCTGTTGGGGCTGGAACTGTTCAAGGACGCGCAGCAATTCACCATAGACGGTCCTGCTAGAATGCTTTACATCGTGTACAAAGCTCCCGGGGCCAGCAGCGTGCCCACGAAGGCCGAGGACTGA